CGGACCCGAGCGTCGACAAGGCGTTCACCGGGCTCAACCGGATCCCGATCCTGCTGCTCGGACCGCTGCTGCACCTGACCGGCGAGGCGTTCGTGCCGATGGTCGGCGGCGATCCCATCGGCCGCCGTCCGGTCGACTTCCACCTCGACGCGCTGCGCCGCTTCGGCGCCGAGGTGGAGCTGGCCGAGGACGGCATCCACGCCCGCGCCGCCCGGCTGCGCGGCACCCGCATCGACCTGCCGTACCCCAGCGTCGGCGCCACCGAGACGGTGCTGCTGACCGCCGTACGGGCCGAGGGCCGCACCGTCATCCGCAACGCCGCGACCGAGCCGGAGATCGTCGAGCTGGCGCTGTTCCTGCAGCGCATGGGCGCGCGGATCTCCCTCTACCCGGACCGCCGCATCGTCGTCGAGGGCGTCGACGCGCTCGGCGGCGCCACCACCCGGCTCGGCGGCGACCGGATCGAGGCGTTCTCCTACCTGGTCGCCGGGCTGGTCACCGGGGGAGAGGTGCGGGTGCACGGCTGCCCGCAGGACCGGCTGGTGACGCCGATCACCACGCTGGCGCGGATGGGCGCCCGGTTCGAGATCACCGACGAGTGGATCACGGCCTCGGCCCCGCGGACGCTGCGTGCCGCGGCCGTGCAGACCGACACCCACCCGGGCTTCGCCACCGACTGGCAGACGCCGCTGATGGTGCTCTTCACGCAGGCCGAGGGGATGTCGGTGCTGCACGAGA
The Streptomyces sp. CNQ-509 DNA segment above includes these coding regions:
- the murA gene encoding UDP-N-acetylglucosamine 1-carboxyvinyltransferase yields the protein MNGKLWQIEPSGPLRGDVTVRGAKNAVSKHMVAAMLGSGPSTIRNAPDVGEVGITARMLEHVGMKVERTDGEVTVVPAPVADPSVDKAFTGLNRIPILLLGPLLHLTGEAFVPMVGGDPIGRRPVDFHLDALRRFGAEVELAEDGIHARAARLRGTRIDLPYPSVGATETVLLTAVRAEGRTVIRNAATEPEIVELALFLQRMGARISLYPDRRIVVEGVDALGGATTRLGGDRIEAFSYLVAGLVTGGEVRVHGCPQDRLVTPITTLARMGARFEITDEWITASAPRTLRAAAVQTDTHPGFATDWQTPLMVLFTQAEGMSVLHETVYENRLAYVSALQGMGAEIEVYDTCLGGPACRYHDTGALHSAVVRGVSGLRGGDVTMPDIRAGFSAVLAAAVATGGSTLRGVHHIERGYHRPVEQFRALGLELRSVEV